AGCCGTTCGGCTTTGGCCTGAGCTGTTTCCAGGCGCAGGTGGCCGGAGTGGTGTTCACCCAACTTGCCCTCAATGCTCTGGAGCATTTCTTTGCGAAACTCCTCCCCGCCGATGCACCAGCCCCGGCGCAGGGTTTTGAGCACGTGCTCATCGCCCGAGCCACTTTTACGAACCTTGTTATGGTGTTATGGGTTGACCCCTTTTACACAACCGGGCCGCCCTCATCCACTCGCTCTCTGCCCTCGGTTTTGCTATTTCGAGGAGGAGCACGAGAATGCGGACGAGGAGGATCACGGTGCGAAGGATTCCCGGGCTTTCCAACGACTAATCCGGGTGAGACTATGAGCGCCGCTGTCCAAGAACTGGAACTGCAAAAGATGGACCCGGAAACGGTTGATGATTTGGCCCTCGCCGAACGCGTAGCCGAGAACGGAGACGAAGAAGCCCTGCAGGCGCTCTATGATCGCTACGCGAACCCGCTCTTTGCCTTCATTTTCCACCACCTCGACGGTGCGCGCCCGGAAGCCGAGGAGGTCTGGCAGGACACGCTTTCGGCCGCCATCCGGGGTTTGTCCGGTTTTGAGGGCCAGAGCCGGTTCTTTTCCTGGCTTTGCAGCATCGCCCGCCACAAGATCGCGGACTATTTCCGTTCGAGAGGGCGCGCCGCGCAAAGGCTTGTGCTGCTGCCTCCGGAAGATCTCACCAGCCTGATCGATGAAGGCCCGTTGCCCGATGAAATCGTGAATAACCGGGCGACTTCGTTGCGAGTTGTCACCGCGCTTGGCCAATTGCCATCCGCTTACCAGCAGGCGCTCGTCGCCCGTTACGCCGAGGGGCAGAATGTACAGGAAATCGCGCAACTGCTGGGCAAGAGCTATAAAGCCGCCGAATCCATCCTTTCCCGCGCCCGGGAGGCCCTTCGCGCCGCCTTGAGCGCTCAACCGGAGACCGATTTATGAACGACGAACACGTTAATCAGAATCTGGAGCGATTGCTCCAAGCCGCGACCGGTGGAGAGGCAAGGCCCGACCCGGCCCTGCGCCGCCAAACCCTGCAGCGCCTCTCGGCCGAATTGAAGGCGGCACAAACCTCCGCCGCGACCACCGATAGCCGGGCCGCACCTCCTGTCCGGTCCACGGCCAGAGTCAATTTCGACGAGCCCGCTAATGCCTGGGCCCGTCGTGCAGAAACAAACACCCAAACAACAATCAGTCAGAGAATGGAGACCATTATGAAGAGATTATTCACCGGTTGGGGCTTCGGCCTCACCGCCGCAGCTACCGCAGGAGTCGTGCTCCTGCTCGTCATTGGCAGCGCGCCCAAAGCGCAAGCCAAAGCCCTCGCGATCATGAGCAAAGGCGTCAAGGCCATTGCCAAACTCACCACCGTCCATCTGCAAGGCCAGGTGCGCACCACGCCCAACGATAACTTTTCGGCCATTATGCCCGGCCAGGAGTTTGTCAGTATCGAACTTTGGAAACAGTTCTCACCCGAACTCAAATGGCGCGTGGATAAGCCGGGCCGTGTCGCCGCCATGAATGGCCAGTCCACGATCCTGTTCCTCAAGCCGGACTACGCCGTCAAGGCAGGCCCGTCGCGCGAGGCTTTCGACACGCAGTGGTTGCATGAAATGGCCGACCTGAGCGAGACCCTCATACATGAGTTGAGCGCCA
Above is a genomic segment from Verrucomicrobiia bacterium containing:
- a CDS encoding RNA polymerase sigma factor, encoding MSAAVQELELQKMDPETVDDLALAERVAENGDEEALQALYDRYANPLFAFIFHHLDGARPEAEEVWQDTLSAAIRGLSGFEGQSRFFSWLCSIARHKIADYFRSRGRAAQRLVLLPPEDLTSLIDEGPLPDEIVNNRATSLRVVTALGQLPSAYQQALVARYAEGQNVQEIAQLLGKSYKAAESILSRAREALRAALSAQPETDL